Proteins co-encoded in one Malus sylvestris chromosome 7, drMalSylv7.2, whole genome shotgun sequence genomic window:
- the LOC126629877 gene encoding probable receptor-like protein kinase At5g24010, which yields MEFPYINLLFSLSLLSLSTLSALSHSYFAPIDNYLVDCGSTAESPVDNRRFVPDSSNPDSSLSSSTRSIPLRNENPVPNSPQIYSTARAFRQPSKYEFQIRDPGTHLVRLHFQTFNSLKLDWNDAQFHVLVNGFVALTDFRATKIPVVMEFLIWVDSKKLVIEFVPAKKSYFAFVNAIEVISAPKDLVADTAKFVNDEKVEGFNGLIKQALQVVYRVNVGGSKVTPFNDTLWRTWVTDDEYLESDSGSKRVYFGGRIRYQGGGASREVGPDNVYNSARVIHSATASIPHVNMTWVFAAVGGYKYLVRLHFCDIASISIGLLYFNVYVNGKLAYENLDLSMAANYMLASPFYADFVVDGEDSGVLSVSVGPSNRSVPYAMDGILNGIEIMRLNNSMGSLDGEHCAGWVLRNWPRGNVGEAVPLVAAACLLLSISLVIRRRMSGKEFVGWSKLPTDVSEVNLKHGITQLSVK from the coding sequence CCGCCGTTTCGTTCCCGACTCGTCCAACCCTGACTCGTCCCTCTCCTCCTCAACTCGCTCCATCCCGCTCAGAAATGAAAACCCAGTTCCCAATTCGCCCCAAATCTACAGCACGGCCAGGGCTTTCCGGCAGCCGTCGAAATACGAGTTCCAGATCCGCGACCCAGGGACCCATTTGGTACGCCTCCATTTCCAGACCTTTAATTCTTTGAAATTGGATTGGAATGATGCTCAATTTCAtgttttggtcaatgggtttgTGGCTTTGACCGACTTCAGAGCTACAAAAATCCCCGTTGTTATGGAGTTCTTGATCTGGGTCGATTCCAAAAAGCTTGTAATCGAATTTGTTCCTGCTAAAAAATCGTACTTTGCGTTTGTGAATGCGATTGAGGTGATTTCTGCGCCGAAGGATCTCGTTGCTGATACAGCGAAGTTTGTGAATGATGAAAAAGTTGAGGGttttaatgggttaattaaGCAAGCGCTTCAGGTTGTGTATAGGGTTAATGTGGGAGGTTCTAAAGTCACCCCGTTTAATGATACCCTGTGGAGGACTTGGGTTACTGATGATGAGTATTTGGAATCGGATTCTGGGTCGAAAAGGGTGTATTTTGGTGGCCGGATTAGGTATCAGGGTGGAGGGGCTAGCAGGGAAGTTGGTCCCGATAATGTGTATAATTCGGCCCGGGTGATTCATAGTGCGACTGCTTCGATTCCGCATGTCAATATGACATGGGTTTTTGCAGCCGTTGGAGGATATAAGTATCTTGTTCGGTTGCATTTTTGTGACATTGCTAGTATTTCGATTGGATTGCTGTATTTCAATGTTTATGTGAATGGGAAATTGGCATATGAGAATTTGGATTTGTCTATGGCTGCGAATTACATGCTGGCTTCTCCGTTCTATGCGGATTTCGTGGTTGATGGAGAGGATTCAGGTGTTCTGTCCGTAAGTGTAGGACCTTCGAATAGGAGTGTGCCTTATGCCATGGATGGGATTTTGAATGGCATTGAAATCATGAGGTTGAATAACTCAATGGGGAGTCTTGATGGTGAGCATTGTGCCGGGTGGGTTTTGAGGAACTGGCCAAGAGGAAATGTTGGTGAGGCGGTTCCTTTGGTTGCTGCCGCCTGTTTGCTGCTGAGTATATCATTGGTCATACGAAGGAGGATGAGTGGGAAGGAATTCGTGGGATGGTCGAAACTTCCCACAGATGTTTCAGAAGTTAATCTCAAGCATGGAATCACACAGCTTTCGGTTAAGTAA